In one Coregonus clupeaformis isolate EN_2021a unplaced genomic scaffold, ASM2061545v1 scaf0707, whole genome shotgun sequence genomic region, the following are encoded:
- the LOC121558831 gene encoding persulfide dioxygenase ETHE1, mitochondrial produces the protein MCSVVNRLKPALAYTLCLQTTRHSRKVPAHIGPGVRTSKQPLESVIIRPYCSRMELGKGPFFRQLFESVSSTYTYLLADTESMEAVLIDPVLETVDRDLKLIEELGFNLKVAVNTHCHADHITGTGLLKNRQFGMKSAISKHSGASADILLSEGDKISFGKHYLTVRETPGHTDGCVTLVTGDQSMAFTGDTLLIRGCGRTDFQQGCSRRLYESVYQKIFTLPPQCLVFPAHDYKGQTASTVGEERRFNPRLTKSLEEFVDIMTNLNLPNPAKIDIAVPANLVCGLHEV, from the exons ATGTGTTCAGTTGTAAACCGACTGAAACCTGCTCTGGCCTACACGCTGTGCCTCCAAACAACCCGGCACTCGCGTAAAGTTCCAGCCCACATCGGCCCGGGTGTACGCACCAGCAAGCAGCCTTTGGAATCGGTCATCATACGACCTTACTGCTCCAGGATGGAGTTGGGAAAAGGACCTTTCTTCAGGCAG CTGTTTGAGTCAGTGAGCAGCACCTACACCTATCTACTGGCTGATACAGAGAGCATGGAGGCGGTCCTCATTGATCCAGTACTGGAGACAGTGGACAGGGATCTGAAACTCATAGAGGAACTGGGTTTCAACCTGAAAGTGGCAG TGAACACTCACTGCCATGCAGACCACATCACAGGCACGGGACTGCTGAAGAACAGGCAGTTTGGGATGAAGAGTGCCATCTCCAAGCACAGTGGGGCCAGTGCAGACATCCTGCTATCAGAGGGAGACAAGATCAGCTTTGGCAAACAT TATCTGACGGTGAGGGAGACTCCAGGACACACAGACGGCTGTGTGACGTTGGTGACCGGGGACCAGAGCATGGCTTTCACTGGGGACACACTGCTAATCAGGGGCTGTGGAAGGACAGACTTCCAGCAGG GCTGCTCTAGGAGGCTCTATGAATCAGTCTACCAGAAGATCTTCACATTACCTCCTCAGTGCCTCGTCTTTCCTGCACATGACTACAAAG GTCAGACAGCCTCCACagtgggtgaggagaggaggtttaaCCCCCGCCTAACCAAGAGCTTGGAGGAGTTTGTGGACATCATGACCAACCTGAACCTCCCCAATCCTGCTAAGATAG ATATTGCCGTGCCTGCAAACCTGGTGTGTGGACTCCATGAGGTTTGA